A genome region from Panicum virgatum strain AP13 chromosome 4K, P.virgatum_v5, whole genome shotgun sequence includes the following:
- the LOC120703559 gene encoding myb-related protein MYBAS1-like: protein MDRTGGHATGLYRSGKSCRLRWVNYLHPGLKHGRMSPEEENLVIKLHARWVNRWSRIARYLPGLTDNEIKNYWRTHMRKKAQERKMSLSPSTSPCSPTTYQSCLLLDTSPNSWIGSGDSHNASSCTTSALWMTETITDGFPMDLILKDVETPQAPAYLGIDEGKDEAFSSIPCPPPTATTAIAGFAMCLGHTATTESHIAKCLQCATHDKQLMAKSSR, encoded by the exons ATGGACAGAACAGGAGGACATGCAACTG GCCTCTACCGGTCAGGCAAGAGCTGCCGCCTTCGATGGGTGAATTACCTCCACCCAGGCCTCAAACATGGACGCATGTCGCCAGAAGAAGAAAACCTTGTTATCAAGCTCCATGCTCGTTGGGTAAACAG GTGGTCTAGGATAGCCCGATATCTGCCAGGGCTCACAGATAACGAGATCAAGAACTACTGGAGAACAcacatgagaaagaaagcacAGGAGAGGAAGATGAGCTTGTCACCCTCGACCTCACCCTGTTCGCCGACGACGTACCAATCCTGCCTCCTCCTTGACACATCTCCAAACAGTTGGATTGGCAGTGGTGACAGTCACAATGCCAGTAGCTGCACCACAAGTGCCCTATGGATGACCGAGACTATCACAGATGGGTTCCCCATGGATCTGATATTGAAGGACGTTGAGACACCGCAAGCACCTGCCTATCTTGGAATTGACGAAGGGAAAGATGAAGCATTCAGCAGCATTCCCTGCCCTCCACCCACAGCCACTACCGCAATCGCTGGCTTTGCCATGTGCCTTGGGCACACGGCAACGACGGAAAGTCACATTGCAAAATGTTTGCAGTGTGCAACACATGACAAACAGCTCATGGCAAAGAGCAGCCGGTAA